The proteins below come from a single Kryptolebias marmoratus isolate JLee-2015 linkage group LG12, ASM164957v2, whole genome shotgun sequence genomic window:
- the carhsp1 gene encoding calcium-regulated heat-stable protein 1 has protein sequence MSSEATPVQGSRPVTPPPTSAGSPTSPESLQPPAKFRERSPSPIKGFLIPSPLPTRRNRTVSASARAAEGPVFTGVCKCFSRSKGHGFITPSDGGNDIFVHISDIEGEYVPVEGDEVSYKVCSIPPKMEKVQAVEVTITHLKPGTKHETWGGSVISN, from the exons ATGTCTTCTGAGGCCACGCCTGTCCAGGGCTCTCGACCCGTGACCCCTCCTCCGACCTCTGCAGGATCCCCGACTTCTCCAG AGTCCCTGCAGCCTCCAGCCAAGTTCAGAGAGCGCTCGCCCTCCCCGATAAAAGGCTTCCTCATCCCCAGCCCCCTGCCCACCCGCAGGAACAGGACTGTCTCAGC GTCGGCTCGTGCAGCCGAGGGTCCCGTGTTCACCGGCGTGTGTAAATGTTTCTCCCGCTCCAAAGGCCACGGCTTCATCACGCCATCGGACGGCGGCAACGACATCTTTGTCCACATCtcaga CATCGAGGGGGAGTACGTGCCCGTGGAGGGAGACGAGGTGAGCTACAAGGTCTGCTCCATCCCCCCCAAGATGGAGAAGGTGCAGGCGGTGGAGGTGACCATCACCCACCTGAAGCCAGGGACCAAACACGAGACCTGGGGAGGGAGCGTCATCAGCAACTGA